CCCCGCCCAGCCGTCTGGGTCCTGTGGGGCGAGAGGTGACTAGGCGAGGGACAGGAGGGGCTGCCCTGCGTCCCGCCTCAGGCCAGCCGGCCCGGGGAACACGTGGGGAGCCTGAGCCAATGAAAAGACAGACGGGAAAGGGAGGAGAAACGGGGAGGTGAGACCCCGAGACCGGGAGGCTGGAGGGCGAAGGCGCCGGGAAAGGGAAACCCGGGTCCCAAGCCAGCTTGGCGGACCGCGCTCCCCGCATCCCAGGGACGGGACTGGGAAAGGAGTGACCAGAACCTCCGGGGCCAGTGGGCTCCAGGGAGTTTCGCCCTCCACCCTCCCGGATCTAGGCAGGGAGGTGTCAGACTACGTGGGCCGCAGAATTCCACACAGGTGTGACCCGAGATCCCTGACAGGGACTTGCTGGGACCCCGACCGAGCAGACAGGCTGGGGAAGGCCGCCCGCGCAGGGTCCTGTGAAGCCGGGGCAGCGCAACCCGCCTCGCCACCCCACAGCGCGAGCAGCGAGACCAGCTCTGGCGGACTCGCTCGGAACCGGCCCCAGTTGAAGGATGGCACCGCTGAATCCCCGGGGAAAGCCACACTACGGGCTGGGCGGGTGGGAGGGCTGGAGTGGGCAGGCAGCCCGCCGAGGCGTGGCCCGCGGGGCTCGCCCGGGTCCGTCTTACGTAGCCTGGGCGGAGGCGGTGGGCTTCTGGTCCAGCGAGAGGCCTTCGGCGGACGAGGTGGTGGTGGCAGCGAAGGGGCGGGTACCTGGCGGGGCGGGGGAGCCGCGGCGGGAAAGGTGCTACTTCTGGGAAAGAGCGGGGACAGCAGCAGTGCCAGCTCGGGGCTggccaggcagggcagggccCCCCGAGTCGGAGGCGAATAGGCTCCCACTGGGGACAGGCGGACAGGCAGCAGCTGCTCCGCTGGGGGACTTGGCGCCCCCAGCAGCCGCAGCCCGGTGCCCGGCCACTCGGCCAGGGGCGCCAGGAGCAGGGACCCAGCTGCGCCGGCACCCCCACCCTCCAACAGGGGGCGCCCGTCGGCCGAGAACCGAAAAACCAGGGGCCGAGGGAGCACCAGGGGACCGGCTGCAGGCGGGATTGGCGGGGCAGGCGCAGAGGGGAAGAAGGGGAGCGGGATGGACAGCCAGGCAAGGAGCGGGAGAAAGAGGGAGCAAAGAGTTAGTCCCGTAACCCAGTGACCCATCCAGTTTCCCTTTCCCGGAGCGCTCGCTGATAAAGGGGCGGGGAGGGTGGGTGACACAGAATGGAGGGGAGACGGGGGCGGGGTTGGAAGCTTCGGAGGCGTGGGCGAGGCTAAAGCCCAGCCCTCCTCCCGCTGCCTCGGCGGCCTCTTACCCTCGAGGCCCGCTGGGGCTCCGGGCTGCTCCGGCTCCTTCGGGGTTGGGGCCTCCTCACCAGCCGCCGGGCTGACCGCCCTGCCTTCCTCGAGCTGCCCCTCCGCTATGGGCTGCAGCCCGGGTCGATTCTTCTTCCGCCGGGGAGGCACGGGTGGGGGTGGCGGGCGGGGCGGGACCAAGGCCCAGCCAGCCGGGGGGTCTCGCGGCGGGAccggcgggggcggggcgcggcTTCTGGAGCGCAGTTCCTTGAAGGTGGTGACTTCTCGGGGAGGTGCCGAGGAGCCACCCAGCGACCCGGTGGGGGGGAGTTCGGTGTCCGGCGAGAAGACGATGAGCCAGTCGCTGCGATCTTTCTTAGCCTGCGGTGTGAGGGGCAGCCCCGGGCCCCGCTTGCGCTTCTGGGCTAGCTCGTGGAAGGACGTGATTGTCCGGTGGGGCACTGGCTCCTCGCTGACGTCACTTCTCCATCCCCCATCAGTTTTCCCTGCATCTGCTTTCGGGCCAGAATCAGCTATTCCCGTGCTGGTGTGCCAACAGGGGTCGAGTTTTCCGGGTTCAGCTTTCCAGTTAGAGTTAGTGCTTCCGCTGGTTTTCCAGTCGGAGTTATTGTTATCAGTGATTTTCCATCCAACTTCCGTTTTCTCTGTGTCGATTTTCCAAATGGGGTTGATTTTCCAACTGGGCTCCGTTTTCCCAGCGTCGATTTTCCCATCCTCCGCCTCCGAGAGCTCAGAGGTGGGGAGGTCCTGCTCCccactctcttcctcctcctcctccaggctggAGGAAGGGAGGTCCTGGCAGGTGGTCAGGGCGTTGCAGTTCGAGTCCAGGCCAGGACCGGGCGGGGAGGAGGCTCCGGAACAGGAATCAGGAGAGCAGCAGAAGCTGTCCGGGGAGCAGGCTCCAGGGCCTGCTGAAGCCAGTGGGGACCCCTGCTCCAAGGGGACGATACTGGGCTGAGGGTGGGCATCCTCATCACCAGGCAGGTCCCTCGAGTAGACGGAAACGGGGGACTCATCGGGGCTCAGATCTGAACAGGAgctgagagaggaggagcagCCCGGGTCTGAGGGAGAggcagccccttcctcctcctgagaTGGGTCCAGCCGGTTTTCTAGGTTTGGTCCATGCTCCTGGCAGCATCGGCAGGGCACCGCTGGGCTGTTGGAGTTGGCATCCACCAGGGTCCCTCCGCAGGGGCCCCTGCTCTCCTTGCCCCCGGTGtctcctgggggagggggcgtGCTTAAAGGCCCCTCCCGTAGCTCCGGACGGCGAGACAAGTGCAGGCCCAGGGAGACGTGCTGGAGGTGGATGTGGTTGAGATTGCAGAGTAAAGCCCTCTGAGGGGACAGCATGGTGCCAGCGGCGATGAGATGGCCTCCAGAGAACCAGAATAGGGCCTCTCACGTCCACCTACCTGGCAACGCAGATGCAGACCTAGAAGATGTGGATGGTGAAAGACAGCCAGTGAGGGCGATGAGAAGGACACGGAGGTGACTGACGGCGGGAGCAGGCCTGGGGAGGCTCTGGCTGCTTTGGAAAATATTCAAATGAGATGCAAATCGGCATCGACTGGCCATGAGTTTCCACTGCAGTGTTTGCAGGTGGAGTCGAAAGTAACCCCCCGGGAATAGAGGAGGGAGGGTCAGATAATGCGGCTGCGCTCTGCATCTCCGTGGGGGAGCTTGGAAGAGGATGGGGCCCAGGACGGACCAGGGATCCTTTCTGCAGCAATTTGGCCCTGCCCTCCAGCCTACCCTTCACTCCCAGAGGAAAGAGCCCAAGGGGACCCCGCCCAGATATTCGGAAATGAAGTGGATGGAGAGAAGCAGGCGCGGGGTTTGGCTTCTTAATACAGTAAAGCGAAGAGGTTGGAGCGGGAGGAGGGAGCCGCCGTCAGCTGTCAATTCTGCATCTGCAGGCTGCCCCTCAAGGTAATGCAGCCTGCAGCTTTGGTGCCCTTATCCGCTCACAACAGTGTCACACAATTCGCTTCGCAGTCTTCTCCATCATCCAGCCACCACCCACCGAACCCCACCCCTTCTCTATTCATTTTTCCTGcttccctctcctgccccacCCACAGTGTCCCGATTGATCCATCCACACCCAGCGGCCAAGCCCTCCTCACCAGGGTCCTCCTGGAACCGCTCCTGCCCTGGGCTGGTCAGGGGTTCCCGCGGTCCCAGTCCCCCGCCCGGCGGGGTAGGCAGCAGAGGGGAGGGGCACTAGGACAACCCACTCCGCTGCGCAGCCGCACCCATACACGCATGGGCGTGGCGTAGCTTAGACCCACCCCTCAGACCTTGACGTCGTGCCTGTGTCATCCACTTAGACCTTGCTCATGGATTTCAGTCCCAAAGGGTTCTTGAGCCATGACCCACAATATCTGCCACCAGTTGAGCTACCTTGCCGCCCCCATCCCCACCGGCCCACGCCCATTCCCATTCCGGACACACTCGGCTGCAGCAAGAAGAGAACCACCAGAAGATTACACAATAATTTATTGAGAGcccgccctccctccctgccctggcaGTCTCTAGGTCACTTTTTCCGCTTATAGATCTTGTTGACCAGCCCCAGGAAGATGGTGGGGGGCAGGGGCGCAGCATACTGCTCAATGAGACTCATAAGGTGGATGTAACTGTCTTCTTCATACTTGGAGAAAACAGCTGGTAGATTCATCTCCTCGTACAGTGCCCTCACCTGGGCCACCTTCTCGGGGTCCTTCTGCCCATAATTGTCCTGGAAGGGGTTGGAAGCAGGAAAATGGGCTTTGTCTTCCCCAGAGCCTCAAGGCCTCTCCACTCACTCATTCACATTCTACCCCTGCCTCCCATTTTCAAGCATCTTGTCCCCATCCCAAATGTTGGGGTTTGGTCTCAGGCCTCAGTCTCCTCTGTTCTGGGGATTTGATTTTGGTACAACTGAAATCTGCGGCCAGGTGATTTCATTTGGGGAGCTGTTCTGTGCAGTGTCTGATGAGGGTCAGCAGCATCACTGGCCTCCACCCTGCAGACACCTAGAGCACATGCACACTCACCAAGTTACAATAATAAGAGAATCTGCTAGCACTGTCAAATGGCGGGAGgcgcacacgcacgcacacgcacacacacacgcacacacacgcacacacacacacacacacacacaagtgcctCAAGAACCACTGTCCTATCCCCTTTCTTATCAGTTCAGGGCACCCCTGGTCCTCTCTGGCACCTGCAAGATCTGGCGCTGTTCTGGAGTGGCCCGTTGCAGACACTGAACCACCAGCCAGCTGCACTTGTTGTCCTGGATGTCAGTGCCAAGTTTTCCTGTCACACTGGTGTCGCCAAAGAGGTCAAGGTAATCATCCTGGGCAGGAGGCAGAAGAGGAGGAATGAAGAGGCTGGTGTGGCAGTGGGACACCTGCCTGGTCCCCACTCTGCCCTTGCCTCAGGCCCACCTGAATCTGGAAGAACTCTCCCATCTGCATCAGGATCTTCTTGGCATTAGCATGTTCCTTCTCCCCATCAATGCCTGCCTACAAGGGAAGAGGACCAATGAGCTGAACCCTCACTACCTTCACCTCCTGGGATACTTCCTCCACTGGGGTCCTGCTACTGGGTCCCCAAGTTGTCTCTCCTGACCAATGAACCAACCTCCATCCCACTAATTTTTGACTAGTCACAACAGGGAAGAATTTGGAGGCCCACAAATTCTCTTTCACGGTCTCAGTCATCTGATTCCCCTTCCTAACCTTTCTGCCACCTCCAGCTTCTTTCAGGAtgaaaagaaaacttggagaaccaAGTTCAGGGTAGACTGTGAATCCTACCTGCCTTTGAATCcagccttctccctccctccctacctgaATTATCTCCTCCCCAGTCCTGTCCAAACTCCTATTTGGGATTCACAGTTCCCCGATTAGGAGCCAAGCACTTTCAAAGGCCTCAGTTCACCTTTACAGTCCTGCGAGGCAGGAACTTATCCCCATCTTGCAGCTGAGAGTAACTGGATTGCTCAAGGCCTTGCAGTCATTCAGTGTGGCTACCAACTGTCCAAGTGCCTTGTCTATGGCTTGCTGCCTCAATACCCACGAGTGCGGGGAAGAGCGGGTGAGGCTGACTCACCA
This genomic interval from Urocitellus parryii isolate mUroPar1 chromosome 11, mUroPar1.hap1, whole genome shotgun sequence contains the following:
- the Rusc1 gene encoding AP-4 complex accessory subunit RUSC1 isoform X2, with the protein product MLSPQRALLCNLNHIHLQHVSLGLHLSRRPELREGPLSTPPPPGDTGGKESRGPCGGTLVDANSNSPAVPCRCCQEHGPNLENRLDPSQEEEGAASPSDPGCSSSLSSCSDLSPDESPVSVYSRDLPGDEDAHPQPSIVPLEQGSPLASAGPGACSPDSFCCSPDSCSGASSPPGPGLDSNCNALTTCQDLPSSSLEEEEEESGEQDLPTSELSEAEDGKIDAGKTEPSWKINPIWKIDTEKTEVGWKITDNNNSDWKTSGSTNSNWKAEPGKLDPCWHTSTGIADSGPKADAGKTDGGWRSDVSEEPVPHRTITSFHELAQKRKRGPGLPLTPQAKKDRSDWLIVFSPDTELPPTGSLGGSSAPPREVTTFKELRSRSRAPPPPVPPRDPPAGWALVPPRPPPPPVPPRRKKNRPGLQPIAEGQLEEGRAVSPAAGEEAPTPKEPEQPGAPAGLEVRSSWSFAGVPGAQRLWMAEAQSGTGQLQEQKKGLLIAVSASVDKIISHFGAARNLVQKAQLGDSRLSPDVGHLVLTTLCPALHALVADGLKPFRKDLITGQRRSSPWSVVEASVKPGSSSSLGSLYSQVSRLAPLSSSRSRFHAFILGLLNTKQLELWFSSLQEDAGLLSLLYLPTGFFSLARGGCPSLSTELLLLLQPLSVLTFHLDLLFEHHHHLPLGQPQAPAPPGPPPALQQTVQAVLHWGGRLAQSLRGTSGEGAPNPSPPPSPPTPVSWWEQLTQASRVYASGGTEGFPLPRWGPRRQGPAAEGTQERPLPAEEVAPGRSVWLGRLFGVPGVPTETENGALKSRRPSSWLPPTVSVLALVKRGAPVETPSPEELVASVPSMAQAHSRAVRALCDHTAAGPDQLSFRRGEVLRVIATVDEDWLRCGRDGTEGLVPVGYTSLVL
- the Rusc1 gene encoding AP-4 complex accessory subunit RUSC1 isoform X1, with the protein product MLSPQRALLCNLNHIHLQHVSLGLHLSRRPELREGPLSTPPPPGDTGGKESRGPCGGTLVDANSNSPAVPCRCCQEHGPNLENRLDPSQEEEGAASPSDPGCSSSLSSCSDLSPDESPVSVYSRDLPGDEDAHPQPSIVPLEQGSPLASAGPGACSPDSFCCSPDSCSGASSPPGPGLDSNCNALTTCQDLPSSSLEEEEEESGEQDLPTSELSEAEDGKIDAGKTEPSWKINPIWKIDTEKTEVGWKITDNNNSDWKTSGSTNSNWKAEPGKLDPCWHTSTGIADSGPKADAGKTDGGWRSDVSEEPVPHRTITSFHELAQKRKRGPGLPLTPQAKKDRSDWLIVFSPDTELPPTGSLGGSSAPPREVTTFKELRSRSRAPPPPVPPRDPPAGWALVPPRPPPPPVPPRRKKNRPGLQPIAEGQLEEGRAVSPAAGEEAPTPKEPEQPGAPAGLEAGPLVLPRPLVFRFSADGRPLLEGGGAGAAGSLLLAPLAEWPGTGLRLLGAPSPPAEQLLPVRLSPVGAYSPPTRGALPCLASPELALLLSPLFPRSSTFPAAAPPPRQVPAPSLPPPPRPPKASRWTRSPPPPPRLLRSSWSFAGVPGAQRLWMAEAQSGTGQLQEQKKGLLIAVSASVDKIISHFGAARNLVQKAQLGDSRLSPDVGHLVLTTLCPALHALVADGLKPFRKDLITGQRRSSPWSVVEASVKPGSSSSLGSLYSQVSRLAPLSSSRSRFHAFILGLLNTKQLELWFSSLQEDAGLLSLLYLPTGFFSLARGGCPSLSTELLLLLQPLSVLTFHLDLLFEHHHHLPLGQPQAPAPPGPPPALQQTVQAVLHWGGRLAQSLRGTSGEGAPNPSPPPSPPTPVSWWEQLTQASRVYASGGTEGFPLPRWGPRRQGPAAEGTQERPLPAEEVAPGRSVWLGRLFGVPGVPTETENGALKSRRPSSWLPPTVSVLALVKRGAPVETPSPEELVASVPSMAQAHRAVRALCDHTAAGPDQLSFRRGEVLRVIATVDEDWLRCGRDGTEGLVPVGYTSLVL
- the Rusc1 gene encoding AP-4 complex accessory subunit RUSC1 isoform X3, whose amino-acid sequence is MLSPQRALLCNLNHIHLQHVSLGLHLSRRPELREGPLSTPPPPGDTGGKESRGPCGGTLVDANSNSPAVPCRCCQEHGPNLENRLDPSQEEEGAASPSDPGCSSSLSSCSDLSPDESPVSVYSRDLPGDEDAHPQPSIVPLEQGSPLASAGPGACSPDSFCCSPDSCSGASSPPGPGLDSNCNALTTCQDLPSSSLEEEEEESGEQDLPTSELSEAEDGKIDAGKTEPSWKINPIWKIDTEKTEVGWKITDNNNSDWKTSGSTNSNWKAEPGKLDPCWHTSTGIADSGPKADAGKTDGGWRSDVSEEPVPHRTITSFHELAQKRKRGPGLPLTPQAKKDRSDWLIVFSPDTELPPTGSLGGSSAPPREVTTFKELRSRSRAPPPPVPPRDPPAGWALVPPRPPPPPVPPRRKKNRPGLQPIAEGQLEEGRAVSPAAGEEAPTPKEPEQPGAPAGLEVRSSWSFAGVPGAQRLWMAEAQSGTGQLQEQKKGLLIAVSASVDKIISHFGAARNLVQKAQLGDSRLSPDVGHLVLTTLCPALHALVADGLKPFRKDLITGQRRSSPWSVVEASVKPGSSSSLGSLYSQVSRLAPLSSSRSRFHAFILGLLNTKQLELWFSSLQEDAGLLSLLYLPTGFFSLARGGCPSLSTELLLLLQPLSVLTFHLDLLFEHHHHLPLGQPQAPAPPGPPPALQQTVQAVLHWGGRLAQSLRGTSGEGAPNPSPPPSPPTPVSWWEQLTQASRVYASGGTEGFPLPRWGPRRQGPAAEGTQERPLPAEEVAPGRSVWLGRLFGVPGVPTETENGALKSRRPSSWLPPTVSVLALVKRGAPVETPSPEELVASVPSMAQAHRAVRALCDHTAAGPDQLSFRRGEVLRVIATVDEDWLRCGRDGTEGLVPVGYTSLVL